One part of the Candidatus Bathyarchaeota archaeon genome encodes these proteins:
- a CDS encoding DUF2190 family protein has product MTDRTGKAWMAVGETDDPNAIIESYEAVAGITKGSPVYLSADDKVSASPGGDDAIGVATKTVLAAEMCPVLKRGRVKVTANGAITRGKAVCAAGSNKVAPLVDQAVNEGGAATYTIFYNRKLGTALESTTTDGDLLFIDVEK; this is encoded by the coding sequence ATGACTGATAGAACAGGCAAAGCTTGGATGGCTGTTGGAGAAACCGACGACCCAAACGCCATCATCGAATCTTATGAAGCTGTTGCTGGTATCACCAAAGGCTCACCCGTCTACTTAAGCGCCGATGATAAAGTTTCGGCTAGCCCAGGCGGAGATGATGCTATAGGCGTTGCCACAAAAACGGTTTTGGCAGCGGAAATGTGTCCGGTGCTTAAACGTGGCAGAGTAAAAGTTACAGCAAACGGAGCCATAACACGCGGAAAAGCAGTCTGCGCAGCCGGAAGCAACAAAGTAGCCCCACTGGTTGACCAAGCAGTCAACGAAGGCGGCGCCGCAACCTACACCATATTCTACAACCGCAAACTCGGCACAGCCCTTGAATCAACCACAACCGACGGCGATCTACTATTCATCGATGTCGAAAAGTGA